One Cetobacterium somerae ATCC BAA-474 DNA segment encodes these proteins:
- a CDS encoding GspE/PulE family protein, protein MGENIYFKREVFEIRDFNEIKYNKEDILEFLNELIFYSLKENVSDIHIESKESDIKIRVRIDGILKYYQDLNKNFGLKLMTKLKLMSELDIGEKRLPQDGRFKAQYKNEKIDFRVSLIPTIFGERCVLRILKNNISEVSLENLGFTNENLIKLKKLLNRKNGLLLFCGPTGSGKTTTLYSIVNYLNNEKLNIITIEDPIEYQFPNINQIQCKNEIGLDFSIILRSVLRQDPDIILVGEIRDKETAEIALMASLTGHLVITTLHTKDAVSAIDRLINFGVDKFIIAAAINAIESQRLVRKICKICGGKTESNCCNEGFKGREVVEEIIFFDKEIRDIILNKSIKDLESYLKLKGFKTLLDNGFIKVETGITTKSEVLRECLI, encoded by the coding sequence ATGGGGGAGAATATTTATTTTAAAAGAGAAGTTTTTGAAATAAGAGATTTTAATGAAATAAAATATAATAAAGAAGATATCTTAGAATTTTTAAATGAATTAATATTCTATAGTTTAAAAGAGAATGTTTCAGATATACATATAGAATCAAAAGAAAGTGATATTAAAATAAGAGTTCGCATAGATGGTATCTTAAAATATTATCAAGATTTAAATAAAAATTTTGGATTAAAATTGATGACTAAATTGAAATTAATGAGTGAGCTTGATATTGGAGAAAAAAGATTGCCTCAAGATGGTAGGTTTAAAGCGCAATATAAGAATGAAAAAATAGATTTTAGAGTTTCATTGATTCCAACTATATTTGGAGAAAGATGTGTTTTAAGAATATTGAAAAATAATATATCTGAAGTTTCTTTAGAAAATTTAGGATTTACAAATGAAAATTTAATTAAATTAAAGAAACTTTTAAATAGAAAAAATGGATTATTATTATTTTGTGGACCAACTGGAAGTGGAAAGACAACAACTCTTTATTCAATAGTAAATTATTTAAATAATGAAAAATTAAATATAATTACAATAGAAGATCCAATAGAATATCAATTTCCAAATATTAATCAAATTCAATGTAAAAATGAGATAGGATTAGATTTCTCTATAATATTAAGAAGTGTTTTAAGACAAGATCCAGACATTATATTAGTTGGAGAGATAAGAGATAAAGAAACTGCTGAAATAGCACTAATGGCATCCTTAACTGGTCATTTGGTCATAACTACTCTTCATACGAAAGATGCAGTATCAGCTATTGATAGATTAATTAATTTTGGAGTGGATAAATTTATTATTGCAGCCGCTATAAATGCTATTGAAAGTCAAAGATTAGTTAGAAAAATATGTAAAATATGTGGTGGTAAAACTGAAAGTAATTGTTGCAATGAAGGGTTTAAAGGCAGAGAAGTTGTAGAAGAGATAATATTTTTTGATAAGGAGATAAGAGATATTATTTTAAATAAAAGTATAAAAGATTTAGAGAGTTATTTAAAGTTAAAAGGTTTTAAAACACTTTTAGATAATGGTTTTATAAAAGTCGAAACTGGAATTACAACAAAATCTGAAGTTTTAAGAGAGTGTTTAATATGA